A genomic region of Streptomyces sp. NBC_00247 contains the following coding sequences:
- a CDS encoding ABC transporter substrate-binding protein yields the protein MKRHLLAAATVAVAALSLTACGTSEPSTDDSAASATPASQKITVTDATGTKVTLDGPATKVVATEWNVIEDLVTLGVAPVGVADVKGYAAWNTAAPLTGSPKDIGTRGEPSMDTVAALAPDLVVATDDLSPDVVAQLRKVAPVIQVTSADGADQVGTMTKGLDLIAQATGKTAEADTVKKEFEASIAENKKALEDAGLGGASIASADGYVDANQVSVRAYTAKSLLGAVNEQLGLKNAWTVEGDKAYGLATTDVEGLTKLGDVHFTYVANDVDGDAFADNLSKNAVWKSLPFVKDGNVHRLPDGVWMFGGPRSMEAYADSLVDALTKK from the coding sequence ATGAAGCGTCACCTCCTCGCCGCGGCCACCGTCGCCGTCGCCGCTCTCTCGCTGACCGCTTGTGGCACCTCGGAGCCGTCCACGGACGACTCCGCCGCCTCCGCGACGCCCGCCTCCCAGAAGATCACCGTCACCGACGCCACCGGTACCAAGGTGACCCTCGACGGGCCCGCGACCAAGGTCGTCGCCACCGAGTGGAACGTGATCGAGGACCTGGTCACGCTGGGCGTCGCCCCCGTCGGCGTGGCGGACGTGAAGGGGTACGCCGCGTGGAACACCGCGGCCCCGCTCACCGGCAGCCCGAAGGACATCGGTACGCGTGGCGAGCCGAGCATGGACACGGTCGCGGCCCTCGCGCCGGACCTCGTGGTCGCCACCGACGACCTCTCCCCCGACGTCGTCGCGCAGCTGCGCAAGGTCGCCCCGGTCATCCAGGTGACCTCCGCCGACGGCGCCGACCAGGTCGGCACCATGACCAAGGGTCTCGACCTCATCGCGCAGGCCACCGGCAAGACCGCCGAGGCCGACACGGTGAAGAAGGAGTTCGAGGCGAGCATCGCCGAGAACAAGAAGGCCCTGGAGGACGCGGGTCTCGGCGGCGCCTCGATCGCCTCCGCCGACGGTTACGTCGACGCCAACCAGGTCTCCGTGCGCGCCTACACCGCCAAGTCCCTCCTGGGCGCGGTGAACGAGCAGCTCGGCCTCAAGAACGCCTGGACCGTCGAGGGCGACAAGGCCTACGGCCTCGCGACCACCGACGTCGAGGGTCTCACCAAGCTCGGTGACGTCCACTTCACCTACGTCGCCAACGACGTGGACGGCGACGCGTTCGCCGACAACCTGTCGAAGAACGCGGTCTGGAAGTCGCTCCCGTTCGTCAAGGACGGCAACGTGCACCGGCTGCCCGACGGCGTCTGGATGTTCGGCGGTCCCCGCTCCATGGAGGCGTACGCCGACTCCCTCGTCGACGCCCTGACGAAGAAGTAG
- a CDS encoding nitrilase-related carbon-nitrogen hydrolase, with product MSHVVRAALVQATWTGDTESMIAKHEEHAREAARQGAKIIGFQEVFNAPYFCQVQEPEHYRWAEPVPDGPTVSRMQELARETGMVVVVPVFEIEQSGFYYNTAAVIDADGSYLGKYRKHHIPQVKGFWEKYYFKPGNAGWPVFDTAVGKVGVYICYDRHFPEGWRQLGLNGAQLVYNPSATSRGLSSYLWQLEQPASAVANEYFIAAINRVGREEYGDNDFYGTSYFVDPRGRFVGDVASDKEEELVVRDLDFDLIEEVRNQWAFYRDRRPDAYDGLVEP from the coding sequence ATGTCCCACGTCGTTCGCGCCGCACTCGTCCAGGCGACCTGGACCGGCGACACCGAATCCATGATCGCCAAACATGAGGAGCACGCGCGCGAGGCCGCCCGGCAGGGGGCGAAGATCATCGGGTTCCAGGAAGTCTTCAACGCCCCGTACTTCTGCCAGGTGCAGGAGCCGGAGCACTACCGCTGGGCCGAACCGGTGCCGGACGGCCCGACGGTCTCCCGGATGCAGGAACTGGCCCGCGAGACCGGCATGGTCGTCGTGGTGCCGGTCTTCGAGATCGAGCAGTCGGGCTTCTACTACAACACCGCCGCGGTGATCGACGCCGACGGTTCGTACCTCGGCAAGTACCGCAAGCACCACATCCCGCAGGTCAAGGGATTCTGGGAGAAGTACTACTTCAAGCCCGGGAACGCCGGCTGGCCCGTGTTCGACACGGCGGTCGGCAAGGTGGGCGTCTACATCTGCTACGACCGGCACTTCCCCGAGGGGTGGCGTCAACTTGGTCTCAACGGAGCGCAGTTGGTGTACAACCCGTCCGCCACCTCGCGCGGACTCTCCAGCTACCTCTGGCAGTTGGAGCAGCCCGCCTCGGCCGTCGCCAACGAGTACTTCATCGCCGCGATCAACCGGGTCGGCCGGGAGGAGTACGGCGACAACGACTTCTACGGCACGAGCTACTTCGTGGACCCGCGCGGCCGGTTCGTCGGTGACGTCGCCAGCGACAAGGAGGAGGAACTCGTCGTCAGGGACCTGGACTTCGACCTGATCGAGGAGGTCCGCAACCAGTGGGCCTTCTACCGCGACCGCAGGCCGGACGCCTACGACGGGCTGGTGGAGCCGTGA
- a CDS encoding endonuclease/exonuclease/phosphatase family protein produces MGLHDIRRRGARFVIAGALAAVLSPATVAVPAEAATPHAYTVWQWNVAGNTIHDGSTTDGMVDQAAASIVNRAADFAGFNELCKGQYDALVTALRAKGWPADTQNFARFEPSRPAGNSSVCNGEEFGNALFSKQPPGTAARIALPDDGSAEKRNLLCAPLSGTPAIRFCTTHITTNQSFNVAQLDAVRQKLEAYHAAGETVLISGDFNAQPHYGRLNPFYAPSLDVPNNGDNTGAYRELDDNDTGNCLGYGEWTADGTPGAAPPCGGKAKIDLIFVRESALAGSYSEDSLAISTSCTGVAACSDHRIVVGTVTVA; encoded by the coding sequence ATGGGACTTCACGACATCCGACGACGTGGCGCCCGATTCGTGATCGCGGGAGCGCTGGCCGCGGTGCTGTCGCCGGCGACGGTAGCGGTACCGGCCGAGGCGGCGACACCGCATGCGTACACGGTGTGGCAGTGGAACGTGGCGGGGAACACCATCCACGACGGCTCCACCACCGACGGCATGGTCGATCAGGCGGCCGCGTCCATCGTGAACCGGGCGGCCGACTTCGCCGGGTTCAACGAACTGTGCAAGGGCCAGTACGACGCCCTGGTGACCGCGCTGCGCGCCAAGGGCTGGCCCGCGGACACGCAGAACTTCGCGCGCTTCGAACCGAGCCGCCCGGCGGGCAACTCCTCGGTGTGCAACGGCGAGGAGTTCGGCAACGCACTGTTCAGCAAGCAGCCGCCGGGCACCGCGGCCCGTATCGCGCTGCCGGACGACGGCTCGGCCGAGAAGCGCAACCTGCTGTGCGCGCCGCTGTCCGGCACCCCCGCGATCCGGTTCTGTACGACGCACATCACCACGAACCAGTCGTTCAACGTGGCCCAGTTGGACGCGGTGCGGCAGAAGCTGGAGGCCTATCACGCCGCCGGTGAGACGGTCCTGATCTCGGGCGACTTCAACGCCCAGCCGCACTACGGCCGACTGAACCCGTTCTACGCCCCGAGCCTCGACGTGCCGAACAACGGCGACAACACCGGCGCGTACCGGGAGCTCGACGACAACGACACGGGCAACTGCCTCGGCTACGGGGAGTGGACGGCGGACGGTACCCCCGGCGCGGCACCGCCGTGCGGGGGCAAGGCGAAGATCGACCTGATCTTCGTCCGTGAGAGCGCGTTGGCCGGCTCGTACAGCGAGGACTCACTCGCCATCTCCACGTCCTGCACGGGTGTGGCGGCCTGCTCGGACCACCGGATCGTCGTCGGCACGGTGACCGTCGCCTGA
- a CDS encoding PPOX class F420-dependent oxidoreductase, producing the protein MTLHDFARSEYVSLTTYRKDGTPVATPVWAAADGGTLYVWTRSDSWKVKRLRRDSRVRVTVCDVKGRIAEGAPSAEGTARLVGGADMAAVRKALARKYTWKFWLVDWPAMVVRLGKRPHTGIAVTF; encoded by the coding sequence GTGACTCTCCACGATTTCGCACGCAGCGAGTACGTCAGCCTGACCACCTATCGCAAGGACGGCACCCCCGTCGCCACGCCGGTATGGGCGGCGGCCGACGGCGGGACGCTCTACGTCTGGACCCGCTCCGACTCGTGGAAGGTGAAGCGGCTCCGCCGCGACTCCCGAGTCCGCGTCACCGTCTGCGACGTCAAGGGGCGGATCGCCGAGGGTGCGCCGAGCGCCGAGGGCACCGCCCGGCTCGTCGGAGGGGCGGACATGGCGGCCGTACGCAAGGCGCTGGCCCGCAAGTACACCTGGAAGTTCTGGCTGGTCGACTGGCCGGCCATGGTCGTACGGCTCGGGAAGCGGCCGCACACCGGGATCGCCGTGACCTTCTGA
- a CDS encoding iron ABC transporter permease — MAVIDNTAVGRDRTAAATTGAVAVTAGLVLLVLVLAVVDITQGTADVGASQVWEALLGRADAGDSSVVIASRLPRMVAGILVGLALGAAGTALQAVSRNVLAAPDTLAVNAGSYLALGVVAVTGVSLPFLASSGAAFVGGLAAAAVVLGLSGLGKGTVRLVLAGSALMLGLNAVTEALLLLFPQKTEGLYRWGQGGIGQNGFDGVQQMLPAVVVGLVGLLLVARRVDALGLGDDAARGLGVPVRGTRITTVVLATLLSAAAVTLAGPIGFVGLCAPALVRPLARRFRGLVRFRVGMPVAGLMGAALILGADVALRALVPADLAVEVPTGVVTTVVGGVFLVAMALRTKDTASAEAPDRLRIPGRTAYLVTMAVLVVALLGVVVAAVLVGDAKLLLGDVVNWAQGKSGRVVTYVLDTRFPRVLAALLAGAALALSGTLVQAVTRNPLAEPGILGVTGGAGLGAVLVVTTVTAASSWVIAGAAFAGAAVASGLVFGLAARSGFGQNRLVLLGMGVFATTTALISLVIVLSDPFDTTRALTWLSGSTYGRNMPDVLPVAVVLAVGLVWSVVRRRELDLVALDENTPRLLGLHLTRARLGFLVVSVLLAASAVAAAGLIGFVGLVAPHAARALVGRRHARVVPVAVLLGAILVCLADMAGRTVIAPAQLGAGLMTAVIGAPYFLYLLVRTRR, encoded by the coding sequence GTGGCCGTCATCGACAACACCGCGGTCGGCCGTGACCGCACCGCCGCGGCCACGACGGGCGCGGTCGCGGTGACGGCCGGGCTCGTGCTGCTCGTCCTGGTCCTCGCCGTCGTCGACATCACCCAGGGCACCGCGGACGTCGGCGCGTCGCAGGTGTGGGAGGCGCTCCTCGGCCGGGCCGACGCCGGGGACTCCTCCGTCGTCATCGCGTCCCGGCTGCCGCGCATGGTCGCCGGCATCCTCGTCGGGCTGGCGCTCGGCGCGGCCGGTACCGCCCTCCAGGCGGTCAGCCGCAACGTCCTCGCCGCGCCGGACACCCTCGCGGTGAACGCCGGTTCGTACCTGGCGCTCGGCGTGGTCGCCGTCACCGGTGTCTCGCTGCCGTTCCTCGCCTCCTCCGGTGCCGCGTTCGTCGGCGGCCTCGCCGCCGCTGCCGTGGTGCTCGGGCTGTCCGGGCTCGGCAAGGGGACGGTACGCCTGGTCCTCGCGGGCAGCGCGCTGATGCTGGGTCTGAACGCGGTGACCGAGGCGCTGCTGCTGCTCTTCCCGCAGAAGACCGAAGGTCTCTACCGGTGGGGGCAGGGCGGCATCGGACAGAACGGGTTCGACGGGGTCCAGCAGATGCTGCCGGCCGTCGTGGTGGGACTCGTCGGGCTGCTGCTCGTCGCCCGCCGGGTCGACGCGCTCGGCCTGGGCGACGACGCGGCGCGGGGACTGGGGGTGCCCGTCCGGGGGACCCGGATCACCACCGTCGTGCTCGCCACGCTGCTCTCCGCGGCGGCCGTCACGCTCGCCGGGCCGATCGGCTTCGTCGGTCTCTGCGCACCCGCGCTCGTACGCCCGCTCGCCCGCCGGTTCCGCGGCCTCGTACGCTTCCGGGTCGGCATGCCCGTCGCCGGGCTGATGGGTGCCGCGCTGATCCTCGGCGCGGACGTGGCTCTGCGGGCGCTGGTGCCCGCCGACCTCGCCGTGGAGGTGCCCACGGGCGTCGTCACGACCGTGGTCGGCGGTGTCTTCCTGGTCGCGATGGCGCTCCGCACCAAGGACACCGCCTCGGCGGAGGCGCCGGACCGGCTGCGGATTCCCGGCCGGACGGCGTACCTGGTGACCATGGCCGTCCTCGTCGTCGCCCTGCTCGGCGTGGTCGTCGCGGCGGTGCTCGTCGGCGACGCGAAGCTGCTGCTCGGGGATGTCGTGAACTGGGCGCAGGGGAAGTCCGGACGGGTCGTCACCTACGTCCTGGACACCCGGTTCCCCCGCGTGCTGGCGGCCCTCCTCGCGGGCGCCGCGCTGGCCCTGTCCGGCACGCTGGTGCAGGCGGTGACCCGCAACCCGCTCGCGGAGCCGGGCATCCTCGGCGTCACGGGCGGCGCGGGACTGGGTGCCGTACTGGTCGTCACCACCGTGACGGCCGCGAGTTCCTGGGTGATCGCCGGGGCGGCGTTCGCCGGGGCGGCCGTCGCCTCCGGGCTCGTCTTCGGACTGGCGGCGCGCAGCGGTTTCGGACAGAACCGTCTGGTCCTGCTGGGCATGGGCGTGTTCGCCACCACCACGGCGCTGATCAGCCTGGTCATCGTGCTCAGCGACCCGTTCGACACGACGCGGGCGCTGACCTGGCTCTCCGGCTCCACCTACGGCCGGAACATGCCCGACGTGCTGCCCGTCGCGGTGGTGCTCGCGGTGGGCCTCGTCTGGTCGGTGGTGCGCCGCCGGGAGCTGGACCTCGTCGCACTGGACGAGAACACCCCGAGGCTCCTCGGTCTGCATCTCACCCGGGCCCGGCTCGGCTTCCTGGTCGTGTCGGTGCTGCTCGCGGCCTCCGCCGTCGCGGCGGCCGGGCTCATCGGCTTCGTCGGTCTGGTCGCCCCGCACGCGGCGCGCGCGCTGGTCGGCCGACGGCACGCGCGGGTCGTCCCGGTCGCGGTGCTGCTCGGAGCGATCCTGGTCTGCCTCGCGGACATGGCGGGCCGCACGGTGATCGCCCCGGCGCAGCTCGGCGCGGGCCTGATGACCGCGGTCATCGGTGCCCCGTACTTCCTCTACCTGCTGGTCCGTACCCGCCGCTGA
- a CDS encoding aspartate aminotransferase family protein, with protein sequence MTDLHTRHRAVSPDWLTLYYERPLEITHGEGRHVWDADGNRYLDFFGGILTTMTAHALPEVTKAISEQAGRIVHSSTLYLNRPLVDLAERVATLSGIPDARVFFTTSGTEANDTALLLATTYRGSNQILAMRNSYHGRSFSTVSVTGNRSWSPTTLSPLQTLYVHGGVRTRGPYADLTDAEFTAACVRDLEDLLGHTRGPAALIAEPVQGVGGFTSPPDGLYAAFREVLDRHGVLWISDEVQTGWGRTGDHFWGWQAHAENGPPDILTFAKGIGNGMSIGGVVARAEVMNCLDANSISTFGGSPVTMAAGLANLTYLLDHDLQGNSRRVGGLLIERLRALAAPVASVREVRGRGLMIGIELVEPGTDRANPEAAAAVLEAAREGGLLIGKGGGHSTSVLRIAPPLSLSVAEAEEGASILGEALRAAG encoded by the coding sequence GTGACGGACCTCCACACGCGCCACCGCGCCGTCAGCCCCGACTGGCTCACCCTCTACTACGAGCGGCCCCTGGAGATCACCCACGGCGAGGGGCGCCACGTCTGGGACGCGGACGGCAACCGCTACCTGGACTTCTTCGGCGGCATCCTCACCACGATGACCGCGCACGCGCTGCCCGAGGTGACCAAGGCGATCAGCGAGCAGGCCGGGCGGATCGTCCACTCGTCCACGCTCTACCTCAACCGCCCGCTGGTGGACCTCGCCGAGCGCGTCGCCACTCTTTCCGGCATCCCGGACGCGCGGGTCTTCTTCACCACCTCCGGCACCGAGGCCAACGACACCGCGCTGCTGCTCGCCACCACCTACCGGGGGTCCAACCAGATCCTCGCGATGCGCAACAGCTACCACGGCAGATCGTTCTCGACCGTCTCGGTGACCGGCAACCGGAGTTGGTCGCCCACCACCCTCTCCCCGCTCCAGACCCTGTACGTGCACGGCGGGGTGCGCACCCGGGGCCCGTACGCGGATCTGACCGACGCCGAGTTCACCGCGGCCTGCGTACGCGACCTGGAGGACCTGCTCGGGCACACCCGGGGGCCCGCCGCGCTCATCGCCGAGCCGGTCCAGGGGGTCGGCGGCTTCACCTCGCCGCCGGACGGCCTCTACGCGGCCTTCCGCGAGGTGCTCGACCGGCACGGCGTCCTGTGGATCTCCGACGAGGTGCAGACCGGCTGGGGCCGGACCGGCGACCACTTCTGGGGCTGGCAGGCGCACGCCGAGAACGGGCCGCCGGACATCCTCACCTTCGCCAAGGGCATCGGCAACGGCATGTCCATCGGCGGAGTGGTCGCCCGCGCCGAGGTGATGAACTGCCTGGACGCCAACTCCATCTCCACGTTCGGAGGTTCACCCGTCACCATGGCCGCCGGCCTCGCCAACCTCACGTACCTCCTGGACCACGACCTCCAGGGCAACTCCCGCCGGGTCGGCGGACTGCTCATCGAACGCCTGCGGGCCCTCGCCGCCCCGGTGGCCTCGGTACGCGAGGTACGCGGACGCGGACTCATGATCGGGATCGAGCTGGTGGAGCCCGGCACCGACCGGGCGAACCCCGAGGCGGCGGCCGCCGTCCTGGAGGCGGCGCGCGAGGGCGGACTGCTCATCGGCAAGGGCGGCGGACACAGCACCAGCGTGCTGCGCATCGCCCCACCGCTCTCCCTCTCCGTCGCCGAGGCGGAGGAGGGCGCGTCGATCCTGGGCGAGGCCCTGCGCGCGGCGGGTTGA
- the nadE gene encoding ammonia-dependent NAD(+) synthetase codes for MVTLREQIIADLGVRTAVEPKVEIRQRVDFLKDYLRSTPAKGYVLGISGGQDSTLTGKLCQLAAEELRAEGHEATFLAVRLPYGVQADEHDAQIALEFIRPDRSVAVNVKPGADTVAGEVARGLAELSEGEPELRDFVRGNVKARERMVIQYGLAGQLGLLVVGTDHAAEAVTGFFTKYGDGGVDLTPLTGLTKRQGAALLRELGAPKSTWEKVPTADLEDGRPALPDEVALGLKYSEIDDYLEGAEVAPGVAARLESIYLASRHKRTVPATPLDDWWKD; via the coding sequence ATGGTGACCCTCAGGGAGCAGATTATCGCCGACCTCGGCGTCAGGACGGCAGTGGAACCGAAGGTGGAGATCCGGCAACGGGTCGACTTCCTCAAGGACTACCTGCGGTCGACCCCGGCCAAGGGCTATGTGCTCGGGATCAGCGGCGGGCAGGACAGCACGCTGACCGGCAAGTTGTGCCAGCTCGCGGCCGAGGAACTGCGGGCCGAGGGGCACGAGGCCACCTTCCTCGCGGTGCGGCTGCCGTACGGCGTGCAGGCCGACGAGCACGACGCGCAGATCGCGCTGGAGTTCATCCGGCCGGACCGGTCGGTCGCGGTGAACGTCAAGCCGGGCGCTGACACCGTGGCCGGGGAGGTCGCGCGCGGGCTGGCGGAGCTGTCGGAAGGGGAGCCGGAGCTCCGGGACTTCGTGCGCGGCAACGTCAAGGCCCGTGAGCGCATGGTGATCCAGTACGGACTCGCCGGACAGCTGGGGCTGCTCGTCGTGGGCACCGACCACGCGGCCGAGGCGGTGACCGGCTTCTTCACGAAGTACGGCGACGGAGGGGTGGACCTCACTCCGCTCACGGGGCTGACCAAGCGTCAGGGCGCCGCGCTGCTGAGGGAGTTGGGTGCCCCGAAGAGCACCTGGGAGAAGGTACCGACGGCGGACCTGGAGGACGGCCGCCCCGCGTTGCCGGACGAGGTCGCGCTCGGTCTGAAGTACTCCGAGATCGACGACTACCTGGAGGGCGCGGAGGTCGCTCCCGGGGTCGCGGCGAGGCTGGAGTCGATCTACCTGGCGTCGAGGCACAAGCGCACCGTCCCGGCCACCCCGCTCGACGACTGGTGGAAGGACTGA
- the hydA gene encoding dihydropyrimidinase, producing MSRTVIHGGLVVTASDEIHADVLIEGGRVIALAAHGSDVAEGWTGRRIDASGKYVIPGGVDAHTHMEMPFGGTYASDTFETGTLAAAWGGTTTIVDFAIQSKGGSLKAGLDAWHEKAEGKCAIDYGFHMIMSDVNASSLKEMDQLVSAGVTSFKLFTAYPGVFLSDDGQILRAMQQAGSNGGLVMTHAENGLAIDVLVEQALARGERDPRYHGEVRKALLEAEATHRVIKLSQVAGAPLYVVHVSAEEAVAEIARARDEGHPVFGETCPQYLFLSTDNLAEPGFEGAKYVCSTPLRPKEHQAALWRGLRTNDLQVVSTDHCPFCFNGQKEMGRDDFSKIPNGMPGVENRMDLLHQAVVDGHIGLRRWIEIACATPARMFGLYPKKGTIAPGSDADIVLYDPHAEQTISAATHHMNVDYSAYEGKRLTGRVETVISRGVTVIDNHAYVGHAGHGTYLPRGICQFAH from the coding sequence ATGAGCCGCACCGTGATCCACGGCGGTCTCGTCGTCACCGCGTCCGACGAGATCCACGCCGATGTGCTGATCGAGGGGGGCCGCGTCATCGCGCTCGCCGCCCACGGCAGCGACGTGGCCGAGGGCTGGACCGGGCGGAGGATCGACGCCTCCGGAAAGTACGTGATCCCGGGCGGGGTGGACGCCCACACCCACATGGAGATGCCCTTCGGCGGTACGTACGCCTCCGACACCTTCGAGACCGGGACCCTGGCCGCCGCCTGGGGCGGCACGACGACCATCGTGGACTTCGCCATCCAGTCCAAGGGCGGCTCGCTCAAGGCCGGGCTCGACGCCTGGCACGAGAAGGCCGAGGGGAAGTGCGCGATCGACTACGGCTTCCACATGATCATGTCCGACGTGAACGCCTCCTCGCTCAAGGAGATGGACCAGCTCGTCTCGGCCGGCGTCACCTCGTTCAAGCTCTTCACCGCCTACCCGGGGGTGTTCCTCTCCGACGACGGCCAGATCCTGAGGGCCATGCAGCAGGCCGGTTCCAACGGCGGGCTGGTGATGACCCACGCCGAGAACGGCCTCGCCATCGACGTCCTGGTCGAGCAGGCGCTCGCGCGCGGCGAACGGGACCCCCGCTACCACGGTGAGGTCCGCAAGGCGCTGCTCGAAGCGGAGGCCACGCACCGGGTCATCAAGCTCAGCCAGGTGGCCGGGGCACCCCTCTACGTCGTGCACGTGTCGGCCGAGGAGGCCGTCGCAGAGATCGCCAGGGCCAGGGACGAGGGCCACCCGGTGTTCGGCGAGACCTGTCCGCAGTACCTCTTCCTGTCGACCGACAACCTCGCCGAACCCGGCTTCGAGGGCGCCAAGTACGTCTGCTCCACCCCGCTGCGCCCGAAGGAGCACCAGGCGGCGCTCTGGCGCGGGCTGCGGACCAACGACCTCCAGGTGGTCTCCACCGACCACTGCCCGTTCTGCTTCAACGGGCAGAAGGAGATGGGGCGGGACGACTTCTCGAAGATCCCCAACGGCATGCCGGGCGTGGAGAACCGGATGGACCTCCTCCACCAGGCCGTCGTCGACGGGCACATCGGTCTCCGGCGCTGGATCGAGATCGCCTGCGCCACCCCGGCCCGGATGTTCGGGCTGTACCCGAAGAAGGGCACCATCGCCCCCGGCTCCGACGCCGACATCGTCCTCTACGACCCGCACGCCGAACAGACGATCTCGGCCGCGACCCACCACATGAACGTCGACTACTCGGCGTACGAGGGCAAGCGCCTGACCGGCCGGGTGGAGACCGTGATCTCGCGCGGCGTCACCGTGATCGACAACCACGCGTACGTCGGACACGCGGGGCACGGTACCTACCTGCCGCGCGGGATCTGCCAGTTCGCCCACTGA
- a CDS encoding ABC transporter ATP-binding protein, which translates to MKAGESTSGTAYAPSAADVPQTRGHGLSANAVTVAYGRTDVVHAASLALRPAEVTALVGPNGSGKSTLLRTLARLQNARSGSLTVDAGTEEATDGFALGAREFAKCVALLTQSRSTPGGLSVRDVVEFGRYPHRGRWGRPDPDGTAAVDRALALTGVEDLADRGVEQLSGGQLQRVWLASCLAQETGVLLLDEPTTYLDLRYQVELLDLMRDLADFHGIAVGVVLHDLDQAAAVADRVALLHAGRVVADGAPEDVFTPELLSDVYGIRIDVDTDPSTGRLRTRAIGRHHSRSERLSTSS; encoded by the coding sequence ATGAAAGCTGGTGAGAGCACTTCCGGCACGGCGTACGCCCCTTCGGCTGCCGACGTGCCACAGACGCGCGGTCACGGGCTGTCCGCGAACGCGGTGACCGTCGCCTACGGCCGGACGGACGTCGTGCACGCGGCGAGCCTGGCCCTGCGGCCCGCCGAGGTGACCGCTCTGGTGGGGCCCAACGGCAGCGGGAAGTCCACGCTGCTGCGTACGCTCGCCCGACTCCAGAACGCCCGCAGCGGCTCGCTCACCGTGGACGCGGGCACCGAGGAGGCCACCGACGGCTTCGCGCTCGGCGCCCGCGAATTCGCCAAGTGCGTCGCACTGCTGACGCAGTCCCGGTCCACGCCGGGCGGCCTCAGCGTGCGGGACGTGGTCGAGTTCGGCCGCTACCCGCACCGGGGCCGCTGGGGTCGCCCCGACCCGGACGGCACCGCCGCGGTGGACCGCGCCCTCGCCCTCACCGGTGTCGAGGACCTCGCCGATCGGGGCGTCGAACAGCTCTCCGGCGGGCAGCTCCAGCGCGTGTGGCTGGCGAGCTGTCTGGCGCAGGAGACCGGCGTCCTGCTCCTGGACGAACCGACCACCTACCTCGACCTCCGCTACCAGGTCGAACTCCTCGACCTGATGCGCGATCTCGCCGACTTCCACGGCATCGCCGTGGGTGTCGTGCTCCACGACCTCGACCAGGCGGCGGCAGTCGCCGACCGGGTCGCTCTGCTTCACGCGGGACGCGTCGTCGCCGACGGCGCACCCGAGGACGTGTTCACACCGGAGCTGCTGTCCGACGTCTACGGCATCCGTATCGACGTCGACACCGATCCGTCCACGGGCCGACTGCGCACCCGCGCGATAGGCCGCCACCACTCCAGATCCGAAAGGCTCAGCACCTCCTCATGA